Proteins found in one Methanofollis fontis genomic segment:
- a CDS encoding glucose-1-phosphate thymidylyltransferase — translation MKGLILAGGHGVRLRPLTYSQQKQLIPIANKPILFYCIQDLIDAGIHSIGIVVGPNKEQIQHEVNNHGFEADIEFIEQDSPRGLAHAVKIAQPFIGDDRFIMYLGDNILRGGIQGFVDDFRTSPAEASLLLTKLHNPEHYGVALVDEQKKVILKLLEKPKNPPSNLCIVGIYGLSPRIFEASDNIAPSWRGELEITDALHWLILQGHRVTYDLVEGWWKDTGKPEDLIDANRLVLDTLGSMNGNGSSPGTVENSTISGRCKIGRNTVIKDNSVIKGPVIIGDDCIISNAYLGPYTSIGNGSILSNTEIEDSIVMEGSVIRNADRIVESLIGKNVTIERDGRLPGGRRFVIGDNSNVII, via the coding sequence ATGAAAGGCCTGATTCTTGCAGGCGGCCATGGTGTTAGACTCCGGCCGCTGACCTATTCGCAGCAGAAACAACTGATTCCGATAGCAAACAAGCCGATCCTGTTCTACTGCATCCAGGATCTCATTGATGCCGGAATTCATTCCATCGGCATCGTTGTCGGCCCGAACAAGGAGCAGATCCAGCATGAGGTGAATAACCATGGCTTTGAAGCGGATATCGAGTTTATCGAACAGGATTCACCGAGGGGACTTGCACACGCGGTGAAGATCGCACAACCGTTCATCGGCGATGACCGTTTTATCATGTATCTCGGAGACAACATTCTCCGGGGAGGGATACAGGGATTTGTCGATGATTTCAGGACATCCCCGGCAGAGGCCAGTCTGCTGCTCACAAAGCTCCACAACCCTGAACATTATGGGGTTGCTCTGGTGGATGAACAGAAGAAGGTGATCCTCAAGCTTCTCGAGAAGCCGAAAAACCCCCCTTCAAATCTCTGTATTGTCGGGATTTATGGGTTGTCTCCGAGAATATTCGAGGCATCTGACAATATCGCCCCCTCATGGCGGGGGGAACTGGAGATCACCGATGCCCTCCACTGGCTGATCCTGCAGGGACACAGGGTCACCTATGATCTTGTGGAGGGGTGGTGGAAGGATACCGGAAAACCGGAAGACCTTATCGATGCAAACCGCCTTGTCCTCGATACCCTTGGATCGATGAACGGAAACGGATCCTCTCCCGGCACCGTGGAGAACAGCACCATCTCAGGCCGATGCAAGATCGGGCGAAACACCGTGATTAAAGACAACTCCGTCATTAAAGGGCCGGTGATTATCGGAGACGACTGTATCATCTCAAACGCATACCTTGGCCCCTATACCAGCATCGGCAACGGCTCAATTCTCTCGAATACCGAGATCGAGGACTCAATCGTGATGGAGGGATCGGTAATCAGGAATGCCGACCGGATCGTTGAGAGCCTGATCGGCAAGAATGTGACCATCGAGAGGGATGGAAGGCTTCCTGGTGGACGACGGTTCGTTATCGGCGACAATTCAAATGTGATAATCTGA
- the rfbB gene encoding dTDP-glucose 4,6-dehydratase, translating to MKIVITGGAGFIGCNFVRKMLDTRPDSEIVVLDKLTYAGRKENLADVSDRISFIKGDICSKEDVARIGDCDLLFNFAAETHVDRSITDAGVFVRTDVIGTHTLLEHAQNHEVSRFVQVSTDEVYGSIRIGFSREGDPMSPSSPYSASKSGAEMLVQAYHTTYGLDTIITRSSNNFGPYQYPEKLIPVLILRAMQNQSLPIYGNGLNVRDWIYVMDNCDGIACAAEKGKNGGIYNIGGGNERTNLEIARTILQILGKPETLIRFVEDRPGHDLRYALDCSRMRELGWKPHYPFMDAIKQTCAWYAKNREWYSPLLAAV from the coding sequence ATGAAAATAGTTATTACCGGTGGCGCCGGCTTCATTGGCTGTAATTTTGTCCGGAAAATGCTTGACACCCGTCCGGACAGCGAGATCGTGGTGCTGGACAAGCTGACCTATGCCGGGAGAAAAGAGAATCTTGCAGACGTAAGTGACCGGATCTCCTTTATTAAAGGCGATATCTGTTCAAAGGAGGATGTGGCCCGGATCGGGGACTGCGATCTCCTCTTCAACTTTGCTGCCGAGACGCACGTGGACCGTTCCATCACCGATGCCGGGGTGTTCGTCAGGACCGATGTCATCGGCACCCATACCCTCCTCGAACATGCACAGAACCATGAGGTGTCAAGGTTTGTGCAGGTGAGCACCGATGAGGTCTACGGCAGCATCAGGATCGGGTTTTCTCGAGAGGGTGACCCGATGAGTCCCTCCTCCCCCTATTCGGCCAGCAAGTCGGGGGCGGAGATGCTGGTCCAGGCATATCATACCACCTATGGGCTGGACACCATCATTACCCGGAGCTCCAACAATTTCGGGCCATATCAGTACCCGGAAAAACTCATACCGGTGCTGATCCTCCGGGCAATGCAGAATCAATCCCTGCCGATCTACGGGAATGGCCTCAATGTCCGGGACTGGATCTATGTCATGGACAATTGCGACGGTATTGCCTGTGCGGCTGAAAAGGGGAAAAACGGCGGCATATACAATATTGGGGGCGGCAACGAACGTACAAACCTCGAGATCGCGCGGACGATCCTCCAGATACTGGGAAAACCGGAAACACTCATCAGGTTTGTAGAGGACAGGCCCGGTCACGATCTCAGATATGCCCTCGACTGCTCCAGGATGAGGGAGCTGGGCTGGAAACCGCACTACCCGTTCATGGATGCCATAAAACAGACCTGCGCATGGTATGCAAAGAACAGGGAGTGGTACTCACCACTCCTTGCAGCGGTATAA
- a CDS encoding glycosyltransferase family 2 protein produces the protein MCVLVRVSINPVYWGGNTIMKSEAVLYRNPDSRTHSRILLNRAAICNGGRSLAAIPCFNESITIGTLVIKARRYVDDVLVIDDGSTDDTQNIARDAGALVIRHLNNSGKGDAVRSALEYARIEGYDYLILLDGDGQHNPEEIPDLLAPLKCGQADVVIGSRFLDTKNDIPVYRRFGQSILTMMTNVNSNSTITDSQSGFRALGKNAISLWDADSDGYNIESDMIASITGQGLSIREIPISVKYDVPNKHKKNPLTHGLGVFKKIVCDIGYQRPLFSFGIAGALLVVAGLFSGVIALSSYVALDAIPVVPSVFCGLCMVTGLMLLISGVTLNYISHHFIQKSPVGQKKV, from the coding sequence GTGTGCGTACTGGTACGAGTTTCCATAAATCCGGTTTATTGGGGGGGAAATACTATCATGAAGTCAGAAGCGGTTCTCTACCGCAATCCAGACTCACGGACACATTCACGTATCTTACTGAACCGGGCGGCGATCTGCAACGGAGGTCGTTCTCTTGCTGCCATCCCGTGTTTCAACGAATCCATCACAATCGGTACGCTGGTGATCAAGGCCCGACGGTATGTTGATGATGTCCTGGTTATCGATGATGGTTCAACCGACGATACCCAGAATATCGCCCGTGATGCAGGTGCTCTTGTGATCCGTCATCTGAATAATTCTGGAAAAGGGGATGCTGTCCGTTCAGCACTTGAATATGCACGGATTGAGGGCTACGATTATCTGATCCTTCTCGATGGTGACGGTCAGCACAACCCTGAAGAGATCCCTGACCTCCTGGCACCATTGAAATGCGGGCAGGCAGATGTGGTCATAGGGTCTCGTTTCCTCGATACAAAGAACGATATTCCAGTGTATCGGAGATTTGGACAGAGTATTCTCACTATGATGACGAATGTGAATTCTAATTCGACAATTACTGATTCACAGTCAGGTTTCAGGGCACTTGGAAAGAATGCAATCTCTCTCTGGGACGCCGACTCAGATGGATATAATATTGAATCAGATATGATTGCCTCAATTACCGGTCAGGGGCTATCAATCCGGGAGATCCCGATATCGGTAAAATATGACGTCCCGAACAAGCATAAAAAAAATCCTTTGACGCATGGACTCGGCGTATTCAAAAAAATTGTGTGTGATATCGGGTATCAGAGGCCACTATTTTCGTTTGGAATTGCCGGAGCCCTGCTTGTGGTTGCCGGTCTGTTCTCAGGCGTGATTGCATTGTCCTCGTACGTGGCACTGGACGCAATCCCGGTTGTGCCGTCGGTGTTCTGTGGACTGTGTATGGTCACCGGGCTGATGCTGCTGATTTCAGGGGTGACTCTGAATTATATCAGTCATCACTTCATCCAGAAATCACCGGTCGGACAGAAAAAAGTGTGA
- a CDS encoding YkgJ family cysteine cluster protein, with amino-acid sequence MVVRQADRITSLIASYTSELQELEAYPEEELIAIIMDVGFSCTCCGRCCTREFNDHVFLLDDDAERVLAIDEGALVPAPDFEFCDQNGRFYAPGYALRTRDDGGCVFLQHNRCTIYERRMKICRIYPYMLHREADEEGNVDWRQISGLNLHGEYEREIDVSEARTIADDVIEYEKAFLGQEIAFLERLRSYFSENNLRHVQKIYDRQNLRFGRGEEVEVQVYYKGGFHPMTVRCTEYGTVPAGRGKKR; translated from the coding sequence ATGGTTGTGCGGCAGGCCGACAGGATCACCTCTCTGATCGCATCCTATACCTCTGAACTCCAGGAGCTTGAAGCCTACCCTGAGGAAGAACTCATTGCCATTATAATGGATGTCGGATTCTCCTGCACCTGTTGCGGCAGGTGCTGCACCCGTGAATTCAATGATCACGTCTTTCTCCTTGATGATGATGCAGAGAGGGTGCTGGCAATTGATGAGGGGGCACTGGTACCTGCACCGGATTTCGAGTTCTGCGATCAGAATGGTCGGTTTTACGCTCCGGGTTATGCTCTCAGGACCCGGGATGATGGTGGATGTGTTTTTTTACAGCACAACCGCTGCACCATCTATGAGAGGCGGATGAAGATCTGCAGGATCTATCCCTATATGCTCCACCGGGAGGCAGATGAAGAGGGGAACGTGGACTGGAGACAGATCAGCGGTCTGAACCTCCACGGAGAATATGAAAGAGAGATCGATGTCAGCGAGGCACGAACGATTGCCGACGACGTGATTGAATACGAAAAGGCATTTCTCGGTCAGGAGATCGCATTTCTTGAGAGACTCCGGTCATATTTCTCGGAGAACAATCTCAGGCATGTTCAGAAGATATACGACCGGCAGAACCTGCGCTTTGGCAGGGGAGAGGAGGTCGAGGTGCAGGTGTATTATAAGGGCGGGTTCCACCCGATGACGGTCAGGTGCACGGAATATGGGACTGTTCCGGCAGGTCGGGGGAAAAAGCGGTGA
- a CDS encoding transposase, with product MAFSEIDDDLWAIISNHLPPQKPHTGRPRSDLRQLMNGILFVLTTGCTWSDVPKKYGTKSTVHRFHHYLSENGIYQDIFLELLQKGYDLRKVDLSHCFVDTKSIPAKKGGSSDLMAIKK from the coding sequence GTGGCATTCAGCGAGATCGATGACGACCTCTGGGCGATCATCAGCAACCATCTGCCGCCTCAGAAACCTCATACCGGACGACCGCGATCCGATCTTCGTCAATTAATGAATGGAATTTTGTTTGTCCTTACAACAGGATGTACATGGAGCGATGTTCCGAAAAAATATGGAACAAAGTCCACGGTACACAGATTTCATCACTATCTTAGCGAAAATGGGATCTACCAGGATATATTTCTAGAGCTCCTCCAAAAAGGATACGACCTAAGAAAAGTTGATCTCTCTCATTGTTTTGTTGATACAAAATCTATTCCTGCAAAAAAGGGGGGATCATCGGATTTGATGGCTATAAAAAAGTAA
- a CDS encoding transposase, with translation MLVDQNGTPLSCVVSPANIHDSRLYKPTIEAFAPSEKELKVKTITADAAYDTLEIRTYNNQNGIQTNIPINKRNTKDPENRRAEQFDLDLYKKRGAVERFFSWIEAFKKIVPRHERKEGSFIGLVLFACGIMIYRVLG, from the coding sequence GTGCTGGTCGATCAAAACGGTACGCCCCTGTCGTGTGTTGTATCTCCAGCAAATATTCATGATTCCAGGCTCTATAAACCGACCATCGAAGCATTTGCTCCTTCTGAAAAAGAACTCAAGGTAAAAACGATAACAGCAGATGCTGCCTACGATACGCTGGAAATAAGGACATACAACAACCAGAACGGAATACAAACCAACATTCCCATTAATAAAAGAAACACGAAAGATCCAGAGAACAGAAGAGCGGAACAGTTCGATTTGGATCTTTACAAGAAAAGGGGAGCTGTTGAACGATTTTTCAGTTGGATTGAAGCGTTTAAGAAAATAGTCCCCAGGCATGAGCGAAAAGAGGGATCATTCATCGGACTCGTCCTTTTTGCATGTGGCATCATGATCTACCGGGTTTTGGGATGA
- a CDS encoding PaaI family thioesterase has translation MAPSDIEEKGREFFAADLFARENGLELVAVSSGRATVSMQVADRHRNSHGTVHGGALFTLADVAFALASNSHGIDAAAINAHITYMTAAKDGVLTAEAEEFGLNPKLASYTVTITDEEGRKIAIFQGMVYRRTPRPSPEYQ, from the coding sequence ATGGCACCATCCGATATAGAAGAAAAAGGTCGGGAGTTCTTCGCCGCCGATTTATTCGCAAGGGAGAACGGTCTTGAACTTGTCGCCGTATCCTCCGGGCGGGCCACGGTCTCGATGCAGGTCGCTGACCGTCACAGGAACAGCCACGGGACGGTCCATGGCGGCGCCCTCTTCACGCTTGCCGATGTTGCGTTTGCACTTGCATCCAACTCCCACGGGATCGATGCTGCGGCGATAAATGCCCATATCACATATATGACCGCTGCAAAGGACGGAGTTCTTACGGCCGAAGCAGAGGAGTTCGGGCTCAACCCGAAACTTGCCTCTTACACCGTCACCATCACCGATGAGGAAGGAAGAAAGATCGCCATCTTCCAGGGTATGGTCTACCGGAGGACGCCCCGTCCCTCACCGGAATATCAATAG
- a CDS encoding phospholipase D-like domain-containing protein — MAREDTINLIAEFTERQRHNDIIVLTTFCFDPYFFDKFLFHKIRSNNPFSEIIVLVDGQQYVQSMERSTNDTGRNYHLIPIYLPHGVFHPKIFLFGSTEKSTATVYIGSANLTMTGFTRNAEMVAKVEYSPENVDSTIESVKDFFQQLIHQKYIHDPRAVSTIQHLLGSLPSPADEASNADCIILHNMRSPILPLMLENLDQDSFSEVFLLAPFFAPDARVLQTIADQATISRIQIALQNGNHNLIDLTPYTEFSTRRGIPYEVVEAAFKDNYSRTFHSKILSLKGKEQHLLIGSPNMTQSALLEPADHGNVECAILFKGIQAKKILDRIEKKPVADIDTLLASGEGFEPSHSFPPVLRIYSAAYNDLSHSIEVHTEPLSEHTSVHCRVEGIPNPVDYMSDLSSGTCTITSLPKGIPTELLISSNRKSGRRRIYYDRKAYIRAIPGSKEPLKEMADRLTHDATLDTTDIHAILIGLSKRIDGKSEDGKTSEDGSPAKKRASSSHIPKPSKSTSGLGMAGSLGQLQRLYHSMILRRWEEHASESTTPEEIEENLVGHHARKTLISEDKKRRRLFEKCINQTNDILLHLVHQSDKDNLDDILVEAQSAFINLAMKSFPQLIGKPQLNQVMDILENNLQHVKREDCSQSSTVTLFAHILTINYCYDMHCLPQFLKNVFSCTDFTDPDSYYLVKDVVQQYQSHYMSEIAVFDLKKFHNHFCSLLCFVFNKYTIGWGPVELVQAIIDTEDEEHAEFLGKILNTLKHGVWGSTTRPISLISPQKYIRGLQLDFSTICPARAAYIKDFIEER; from the coding sequence ATGGCTCGAGAAGATACAATAAATCTCATTGCCGAATTCACTGAGCGGCAACGTCATAATGATATCATCGTTCTCACAACTTTCTGTTTCGACCCATACTTTTTCGATAAGTTTCTCTTCCACAAAATCCGTTCAAACAATCCGTTTTCCGAGATTATCGTCCTCGTCGACGGACAACAGTATGTTCAGTCAATGGAAAGAAGCACCAATGATACGGGCCGGAACTATCATCTCATCCCTATATACCTTCCTCATGGTGTTTTCCATCCCAAGATCTTCCTCTTCGGTTCAACGGAGAAAAGTACAGCAACGGTATACATCGGAAGTGCCAATCTCACCATGACTGGTTTTACCAGAAATGCTGAGATGGTTGCAAAGGTGGAATACTCCCCTGAAAACGTTGATTCGACCATCGAATCTGTGAAGGATTTCTTCCAGCAACTTATTCACCAGAAATACATTCACGATCCCAGAGCAGTCAGCACGATTCAGCACCTGCTTGGTAGTCTGCCCTCACCCGCCGATGAGGCCTCCAATGCCGACTGCATTATTCTGCATAATATGCGGTCGCCGATTTTGCCATTGATGCTTGAAAATCTTGATCAGGACTCCTTTTCTGAAGTGTTCCTATTGGCCCCCTTTTTTGCGCCTGATGCACGTGTTCTCCAGACGATTGCAGATCAGGCAACAATCAGTCGGATCCAGATAGCCCTTCAGAACGGCAACCACAACCTGATAGACCTCACACCGTATACCGAGTTTTCCACGAGGCGTGGGATACCCTACGAGGTCGTCGAAGCGGCATTCAAGGACAATTATTCGCGGACCTTCCACTCAAAGATACTCTCCCTGAAAGGCAAAGAACAGCATCTTTTGATCGGGTCGCCTAACATGACCCAGAGCGCCCTCCTCGAACCAGCAGATCACGGAAATGTGGAATGTGCCATACTCTTTAAGGGAATCCAGGCGAAGAAGATCCTCGATCGGATCGAGAAGAAACCCGTCGCTGATATCGACACCCTTCTTGCATCTGGGGAGGGGTTCGAACCATCCCATAGTTTTCCCCCCGTGCTTCGGATCTACTCCGCTGCCTATAACGATCTTTCACATTCAATTGAGGTCCATACCGAACCTCTCTCCGAACACACATCTGTACACTGTAGGGTTGAGGGAATCCCCAATCCGGTCGATTATATGTCCGACCTGAGCAGCGGAACATGCACGATCACCTCGTTGCCCAAAGGAATTCCCACAGAACTTCTTATCTCATCAAACAGAAAATCCGGCCGAAGGAGGATCTATTATGATCGGAAAGCTTACATCCGCGCGATTCCCGGATCGAAAGAACCTCTTAAAGAAATGGCGGACCGGTTAACCCATGATGCCACTCTGGACACCACGGATATCCATGCAATCCTCATCGGGCTTTCGAAGCGGATTGATGGGAAATCCGAGGATGGAAAAACGAGTGAAGATGGCTCTCCTGCAAAGAAACGGGCATCAAGCAGCCATATCCCAAAACCGAGCAAGAGCACATCTGGCCTGGGGATGGCAGGTTCACTCGGCCAGTTACAACGGCTGTATCATTCAATGATTCTCCGGCGCTGGGAGGAACACGCCTCCGAGAGCACAACACCCGAAGAAATCGAAGAAAATCTTGTAGGGCATCACGCCAGAAAAACATTGATCTCCGAGGATAAGAAGAGGAGGCGACTGTTTGAGAAGTGTATCAACCAGACGAATGACATTCTGCTCCATCTGGTCCATCAGTCTGATAAGGACAATCTCGATGATATCCTCGTGGAGGCACAGTCAGCATTCATCAATCTGGCAATGAAATCATTCCCACAGCTCATCGGGAAACCGCAGCTGAACCAGGTCATGGATATTCTTGAGAATAACCTCCAGCATGTAAAGCGAGAGGATTGTTCACAATCTTCTACGGTCACATTATTCGCCCATATCTTGACGATAAACTACTGCTACGATATGCATTGCCTCCCCCAGTTTCTAAAAAATGTCTTCTCTTGCACCGATTTTACCGATCCCGATAGTTACTACTTGGTGAAGGATGTTGTTCAACAGTACCAGAGCCACTATATGTCCGAGATAGCGGTATTTGATTTGAAGAAGTTCCATAATCACTTCTGCAGCCTGCTCTGTTTTGTTTTCAATAAGTATACCATTGGATGGGGTCCGGTAGAACTGGTACAGGCAATCATCGACACAGAGGATGAAGAGCATGCAGAGTTTCTGGGAAAAATCCTGAATACTTTAAAACATGGGGTGTGGGGTAGCACCACAAGACCTATCTCTCTAATAAGCCCTCAAAAATACATTCGAGGACTGCAGTTGGACTTCTCAACAATCTGCCCTGCACGGGCTGCGTATATCAAGGATTTCATCGAAGAACGGTGA
- a CDS encoding efflux RND transporter permease subunit: MYDSGWRMTPLKSPLEYIAESINNRPFVVVGLIITVLLLGVYGATMITMETGTETYLDTDKPVGSLLMHYSDVFGSDAVVLMVEGEDVTRPDVLNYLETLEEDLSDERYVTGASGIVDLIKAFNNGVIPKNQAEIDAILNSLPSEYLDALLPSKMMTLVSIPLEAGIPDAAQEGIVNNVDNIITSSNPPAGIKVTATGSPAFSVEMEEDMQNSMGTLIALAMIFMVIAMFLLFGHVRYRLLPVFIVFCGILLTFGVMGFAGIPVTSIVIAAFPVLIGVGVDYAIQFQSRFDEEIKKSSMKEAVFTTVTNSGPAIFFAMCATALGFVSLIILAPSPMISGFGTTCIIGIACCYLSAMVVIPTFATVVKYKPKTGGLNPLDQAESCQLDWKGCDHEPVVTPGTKGSFMEKYDVAIGKLAGKIARNPVPLLVALLMLTAVGIQLDETIIIDTDEDAMVPQDMPAMISMNKLRSFLGSTNTITTFVKTDSVLDPDTLRWINDFGEYELSKQDQLSGVKSIASYLKLYNNGVLPTEVTEIERVWNLIPESTRERYVNGNMETVMEFSMEDISIPAAQALIANMQKDLDWYTQHPGMSVSYTGQMVMFADLIDGIEETKNPMTVVGFGLILLFLILLYRRFTAVTPLVPIIMIVGWNGIIMYSLGLTYTLLTACLGAMTIGVASEYTIVMMERYLEEKEKGLDTITAIQTSVQKIGAAVSVSGLATVCGFSALTLSSSPIILNFGIVTVIAVGFSIMGAIIVMPAAISLFESINELIGNRSLNRAGDSLRQNN, encoded by the coding sequence ATGTACGATTCAGGTTGGAGGATGACACCATTGAAATCACCGCTTGAGTATATTGCAGAATCGATAAACAATAGGCCGTTTGTCGTTGTAGGTCTGATAATCACAGTGTTATTGCTGGGAGTATATGGCGCTACGATGATAACAATGGAGACGGGAACCGAGACGTACCTTGATACAGATAAGCCGGTCGGTTCTCTTCTCATGCATTACAGCGATGTATTTGGATCAGATGCTGTAGTATTGATGGTTGAAGGAGAAGATGTAACACGACCTGATGTATTGAATTATCTTGAGACCCTTGAAGAAGATCTCAGCGATGAAAGATATGTCACAGGTGCCTCGGGAATTGTTGATCTTATAAAAGCGTTTAACAATGGAGTTATTCCGAAGAATCAGGCAGAGATCGATGCTATTCTTAATTCGCTGCCTTCTGAGTATTTAGATGCTCTTCTTCCTTCAAAGATGATGACTCTTGTCAGTATTCCTCTTGAAGCAGGTATTCCTGATGCGGCACAGGAGGGAATTGTCAACAATGTGGATAATATCATCACTTCCTCGAATCCTCCGGCAGGAATCAAGGTGACTGCTACCGGGAGTCCTGCATTCAGTGTAGAGATGGAGGAGGACATGCAGAACAGCATGGGGACTCTCATCGCTCTTGCAATGATCTTTATGGTGATTGCAATGTTTCTCCTGTTTGGCCATGTCAGATACAGGCTCCTCCCTGTTTTTATCGTGTTCTGCGGTATTCTTTTAACATTCGGGGTAATGGGATTTGCAGGAATACCTGTCACTTCGATTGTCATTGCAGCATTTCCTGTGCTGATAGGTGTAGGAGTGGACTATGCAATTCAGTTCCAGTCCAGATTTGATGAAGAGATAAAAAAATCCTCAATGAAAGAGGCTGTATTTACAACAGTCACGAATTCCGGGCCTGCAATATTTTTTGCCATGTGTGCAACTGCCCTTGGGTTTGTTTCATTAATCATTCTTGCACCGTCACCGATGATTTCAGGCTTTGGAACAACATGTATCATTGGAATTGCATGCTGTTATCTTTCGGCAATGGTCGTCATTCCTACTTTTGCAACAGTCGTTAAATATAAGCCCAAGACGGGCGGGTTGAATCCTCTTGATCAGGCAGAGTCCTGTCAGCTCGACTGGAAGGGATGTGATCATGAGCCTGTTGTTACGCCTGGAACAAAAGGCTCTTTTATGGAGAAATATGATGTCGCAATCGGGAAACTTGCCGGGAAGATTGCACGAAATCCGGTCCCCCTTCTCGTTGCTCTCCTGATGCTTACTGCAGTCGGAATACAGCTTGATGAAACGATTATCATCGATACGGATGAGGATGCAATGGTACCGCAGGATATGCCCGCGATGATATCGATGAATAAGCTGAGAAGTTTCTTAGGTTCAACAAATACCATTACAACATTCGTCAAGACAGATTCTGTGCTGGACCCTGATACGTTGCGCTGGATAAATGATTTTGGAGAATATGAACTGTCGAAACAGGATCAACTTTCGGGTGTTAAAAGTATTGCATCATATCTGAAACTATACAACAACGGGGTTCTCCCGACAGAAGTTACTGAGATAGAAAGAGTCTGGAATCTTATTCCCGAGAGTACAAGAGAAAGATACGTAAACGGGAATATGGAGACTGTCATGGAATTTTCGATGGAGGATATCTCCATCCCTGCAGCCCAGGCACTCATCGCGAATATGCAGAAAGATCTGGATTGGTACACTCAGCATCCAGGCATGAGCGTCTCATATACCGGTCAGATGGTGATGTTTGCTGATCTTATCGATGGAATAGAAGAAACCAAGAACCCGATGACAGTTGTTGGATTTGGCCTGATTCTCCTGTTTTTAATATTATTGTACAGGAGATTCACCGCGGTCACGCCGCTTGTTCCGATTATAATGATTGTAGGCTGGAATGGGATTATCATGTACTCATTGGGACTTACATACACGCTTCTTACGGCATGTCTTGGTGCGATGACCATAGGTGTTGCGTCAGAGTACACGATTGTTATGATGGAGAGGTACCTGGAGGAAAAAGAGAAGGGACTGGATACGATAACAGCAATTCAGACATCTGTACAGAAGATTGGAGCAGCAGTTTCCGTATCTGGTCTTGCAACAGTCTGCGGTTTCTCTGCACTCACTCTGTCTTCGTCCCCGATTATCCTGAACTTTGGAATAGTCACTGTTATTGCAGTCGGGTTTTCGATTATGGGTGCAATTATTGTAATGCCTGCCGCAATATCATTATTTGAGTCGATAAATGAATTAATCGGAAATAGAAGCCTCAATCGAGCAGGGGACTCTCTCAGGCAGAATAATTGA
- a CDS encoding TrmB family transcriptional regulator, translating to MRETTIKTLRRLGFTEYEARAYISLVGFGMATAREIHETSGVPQGRIYSVLRSLSDKNYIEIQNGNPSYFYADNPGAILNKLKTEMNNSINESIEYLSNLHLNSKPPSPIWAISSEWGIKNRIKTLIQGADREIIILVYDPSLLGWILPELKKIKRRVNIEIYAKNKDDFAGTNLRVTEYPEKMYSMMEKVTSMEKNVYGVHEAKMNLLIDESTGFFIGKTQGTVTGVIAQSPQLVYTIRAFMKMLGDE from the coding sequence ATGCGAGAGACGACAATTAAAACCCTTAGAAGGCTTGGATTTACCGAATATGAAGCAAGGGCGTACATATCACTCGTGGGTTTTGGAATGGCAACCGCCCGTGAAATTCATGAAACCAGCGGTGTTCCGCAGGGACGAATTTATTCGGTATTACGAAGTCTCTCTGACAAAAATTATATCGAAATCCAGAACGGAAATCCTTCATATTTCTATGCCGATAATCCCGGCGCAATACTCAACAAACTAAAGACAGAGATGAATAACTCAATAAATGAATCGATAGAATATCTTTCAAATCTTCATCTCAACTCGAAACCGCCCTCTCCCATATGGGCTATTTCCTCGGAATGGGGCATTAAAAACAGAATAAAGACACTTATCCAGGGTGCAGACCGAGAGATTATTATTCTTGTTTATGACCCTTCCCTTCTCGGATGGATCCTGCCGGAATTAAAAAAAATTAAACGGAGAGTAAATATCGAGATCTATGCGAAAAACAAAGATGATTTTGCAGGAACCAATTTGAGAGTGACCGAATATCCAGAAAAAATGTACTCCATGATGGAAAAGGTCACCTCTATGGAAAAAAATGTTTATGGTGTCCACGAAGCCAAGATGAATCTGTTAATAGATGAGTCAACGGGCTTTTTTATAGGAAAAACGCAGGGAACGGTTACAGGAGTGATTGCGCAGTCACCGCAGCTCGTATACACAATAAGGGCCTTTATGAAAATGCTTGGTGACGAATGA